Proteins encoded together in one Heliangelus exortis chromosome 13, bHelExo1.hap1, whole genome shotgun sequence window:
- the MLKL gene encoding mixed lineage kinase domain-like protein — MDIVERVFSVAQAIHAQFEQVKCCKHQCQRLVERIQILLEPVRILRAQPRKHISPHEEELLKKLLQTLGEAQKLVTKYSQASWIQKFLRAHSVGEEFIWVNESLEDVAQGLSLLLQAEQKQTFLKAFQEKTCRRQDAEDLRDDRDFLDQVIASTEGPKNLAGEICMDRQCLESKVDWMQGELNKIVRVMECLKKVNVGKREDITEIKRDQLTFYRHLQDTESYDLYEGEYLKYPVAIKTFKRPLTTDIVKVRDIFEREIQALKKFESPNILRMYGICIEEKDGSPCFSIVMEYCRHGTLRDVLSKHRDLSWDIRIRMALGAARGLYRLHQTEEKSRLHGCICSSKFLVAGDYCVKLSGFELAETETSIKRKAKKNWKQLSMLAYAAPENLKDSSYPYKRPCEIYSFGIVLWEIATSKIPFEGCTPQELMEKICNHHYQDPVGEDCPAELRKIIDRCRAFDPSQRPSAEEIVDLLADLEKSRNRSS, encoded by the exons ATGGACATTGTGGAGAGGGTCTTCTCCGTGGCCCAGGCCATCCATGCCCAGTTTGAGCAGGTGAAGTGCTGTAAACACCAGTGCCAGCGCCTCGTGGAGCGAATCCAGATCCtgctggagcctgtgaggaTCCTCAGGGCTCAGCCACGGAAACACATCTCCCCCCACGAGGaggaactgctgaagaagctgCTCCAGACACTGGGGGAAGCCCAGAAGCTGGTGACAAAATACAGCCAGGCCAGCTGGATCCAGAAGTTCCTGAGAGCCCACAGCGTCGGCGAGGAGTTCATCTGGGTAAATGAGAGCCTGGAGGACGTTGCCCAGGggctctccctcctgctccaggcagagcagaagcaaaCTTTCCTGAAGGCCTTCCAGGAAAAGACCTGTCGCAGGCAGGATGCTGAGGACCTCAGGGATGACAGAGATTTCTTGGACCAGGTGATTGCAA gtACCGAGGGGCCCAAAAACCTGGCTGGGGAGATCTGCATGGACAGACAGTGTTTGGAGAGCAAGGTAGACTGGATGCAAGGAGAGCTGAACAAAATCGTGCGTGTGATGGAGT GCTTGAAGAAGGTAAATGTTGGTAAAAGAGAAGACATCACAGAGATCAAGAGAGACCAACTCACCTTCTACAGACACCTGCAGGACACTGAGAGCTATGACCTCTACGAGGGCGAGTACCTCAAGTACCCTGTAGCCATCAAAACCTTCAAGAGGCCACTGACCACTGACATTGT GAAGGTGAGAGACATATTTGAGAGGGAGATTCAGGCCCTGAAGAAGTTTGAGTCTCCAAACATCCTGCGTATGTATGGGATCTGCATTGAGGAGAAAG ATGGAAGCCCCTGCTTCTCCATCGTCATGGAGTACTGCAGGCACGGGACACTGCGGGATGTGCTGAGCAAACACCGGGATCTCTCCTGGGACATCCGCATTCGCATGgccctgggagctgccagaggCCTTTACAG GTTGCACCAGACAGAGGAGAAGTCCCGACTCCATGGCTGCATCTGCAGCAGCAAGTTCCTGGTGGCTGGGGATTACTGTGTGAAG CTGTCGGGATTCGAGCTGGCTGAAACAGAGACATCCATCAAGAGGAAAGCCAAGAAGAACTGGAAACAACTCTCTATGTTGGCTTATGCTGCTCCTGAGAACCTGAAGGACAGCAGCTATCCCTACAAGAGGCCCTGTGAAATATACAG CTTTGGGATCGTGCTGTGGGAGATTGCAACCTCCAAAATCCCATTTGAAG GCTGTACTCCCCAGGAGCTCATGGAGAAAATCTGCAACCACCATTACCAGGACCCTGTCGGGGAAGATtgtcctgcagagctgaggaaaatCATTGACAGGTGCCGGGCTTTTGACCCTTCCCAACGCCCTTCTGCTGAGG AGATCGTGGACTTGCTGGCTGacctggagaaaagcagaaaccGGAGCAGTTAA